The following is a genomic window from Nocardioides thalensis.
CACCCGACCACCGCGAGCACGCGGCGTTCTACCGGGTCGAGCCGACCGTGCTGGAGGACCGGACGGTGGAGGGCGTCGTCGCGCACGTCAACGCGCTCCTCGAGGCCGAGGTAGCCGCGGAGGGCGACCGGTGAGGTCCCGCGACGAGGCGGCCTACACCGACTACGTCGCCGCGCGCCAGGACCACCTGCGGCGCGTGGCCTACGCCCTGTGCGGCGATTGGCACCGGGCCGAGGACCTCCTCCAGAACGCCCTGGTCAAGCTGTACGTCGCCTGGCCGCGCCGCGACCGGTGGGCGACCCCGGACGCCTACGTGCGGCAGATCCTGGTGCGGGCCAGCATCGACGAGCACCGGCGGGCGTGGCGCCGGCACGAGGTCTCCGGTCTCGAGGGCGTCGAGCACACCGCGGCCGCCCGACGGCATGACTCCGAGCAGCGCGACGTGCTCTTCGCCGCCCTCGACCAGCTGACCGTGCAGCAGCGTCACTGCGTGGTGCTGCGCTACTGGCTGGAGCTCTCGGTCGCCGAGACGGCCGCTGAGCTGGGGATCTCCGAGGGCTCGGTGAAGACCCACGCCTTCCGCGGCCGGGAGCGGCTGCGGGAGCTGCTGGCGGAGGTCGACGAGCCCGAGCCGGTGGTGTAGCACGCCGGCGGGACCCCGCGGCTCTCGAGCGGACCCAGGCCGCTCAGGCGAACGCCCGCACCTCGCCGCGTACGGCGACCGCGACCTCCGCGCCGACCGCCGGCAGCGCGGTCGCCGGCACCCGGGCCCGCACCGGGATGTCGCTGACCTGCACCGTGACCAGCGCGTCGTGGCCCTGGAAGTCGACGGCGACCACGGTGCCGGTGACGCCGGACCCGTCGAGGGCGACCTGCTCCGGCCGCACGAGCAGTCGCACCGGCCCGGCAGCGGCGGCGTCATGCCGCAGGATCCCGAGCGCGCAGGTCGCGGTCGAGCCGTCGGAGGTGGCGGGCACCAGGGTCGACTCGCCGAGGAACGTGCCGACCCACGGGGTCGCGGGCGCGGCGTACACCTCGACCGGCGTGCCGGCCTGCTCGATCCGGCCGTCGCGGATCAGCGCGACGGTCGACGCCATGGACATCGCCTCCGCCTGGTCGTGGGTGACGAGGAGGGCGGTCGCCCCGGCCGCGCGCAGGATCCGCAGCACCTCCGCGCGGAGGCTCACCCGGAGCCCGGCGTCGAGCGCGGTGAACGGCTCGTCGAGCAGCACGAGATGCGGGTCGGGCGCGAGGGCGCGGGCGAGCGCCACCCGCTGCCGCTGGCCACCGGAGAGCTGGTGCGGCATCCTCCGGGCCAGCTCGGCGAGGCCGGTGAGCTCGAGCAGGTCGGCGACCCGCTGCCGGCGCGCGGCCCGGTCGGGCCGGCTGGCCCCGCCTCCGCTGTCGCGCAACCCGAAACCGACGTTGCCGGCGACGGTCAGGTGCGGGAACAGGGCGCCCGTCTGCGGGACCAGCCCGATGCCGCGCCGCTCGGGCGGCACGAACGTCGCCGCGGCGTCGTCGACGAGCCGGTCGCCGATCGTGACCGACCCGGAGACCGGCCGGTGGAGCCCGGCCAGGACCCGCAGCAGCGTCGACTTCCCGGAGCCACTCGGCCCGAGCACCGCGGCCACAGCACCCGGCTCGACGGTGAGCGACACCCCGTGCAGCACCGGGGCGGTGTCGTAGGCGGCCACCAGGTTGCGCACCTCCACCGCGCTCACGAGGCTGCTCCCCGCTCGGTGCCCGGGCGCGACAGGAGGTACGCCGGCAGCGCGGCGACGAGCACCAGCGAGACCGCGTAGGGCGCGGCTGCGCCGTACGACCCGACGGCGCTCTTCGACCACAGCTCGGTCGCCAGGGTCTCGACGCCGATCGGCCGCAGCATCAGCGTGGCGGGCAGCTCCTTCATGGCGGTCAGCATGACCAACAGCGCGCCGGCGGCGATCCCCGGGGAGGCGATCCGGGCGGTGACCGTCGCCCAGACCCGGACCGGGCCGCGGCCCAGCACCCGCGCCGCCTCCTCGACGTCGCGCGGCACCTGCTGCACGCCGGTGCGCACGGCGCCCACGGCCTTCGGCAGGAACATCACGGCGTACGCCGCAGCGAGCGCCACCGAGGTCTGGTAGAGCCCGGGCAGCAGGTTGATGGTCAGGAACACCAGCGCGAGGCCGACGACGATGCCCGGGATCGCGTTGCCGAGGTAGGACGCCGACTCGATCGATGCCGCGACCCGGCCGCGGAAGCGGCCCGCGAGGATCCCGATCGGTAGCGCGAGCAGGACCGTGAGCGCGGCGCCGGCCGCAGAGAGGGCGACCGTCTGCGCGGCCGCGCCGCCCAGCTCGTCCCAGACGACACCGGTGGAGAGCGACTCCGCCGATTGGACCGCGAGTGCGGCGGCGGGCACGCCGAGGGTCGCCACGGCGACGATGCCGAGCAGCGCCAGCGCGACGGGCAGGCCGCGACCGAGACTGCGCGGGGGCGCGGGGACGCCGCCGGAGCCCGAGGCACCGCGCCGCTCGGCGCGGCCGCGGAACAGCCGCTCGCCGAGCACGACCGCGAGCGCCATCGCCGCGAGCACCAGAGCCATCACGGCGGCGAGGGTGCGGTCGAAGCCGATCTTGTAGGCGTGCTGGATGCCGTAGGTGAAGACCTGGTGCCGCATCAGCGCCGGGGCGCCGAAGTCGGAGAGCGCGTAGAGGGCCGCGAGCAGCGCGCCCGCGGTCGCGGCGGGCAGCACCTGAGGGAGCAGCGTGGCGACCGCCGCGCGCGTGGGGCCCATGCCGAGGGTGCGGGCGACGTCCTCGACGTCGGTGTCGGCGCGGCGCAGCACGGCGGCGACGGGCAGTGTCACGTACGGCGCCGAGACCAGCGTCAGCACGAGCACGGTGCCCCAGTAGCCGTGCAGGCCGGGCACGAACGTGAGCCAGGCGTACGCGGCGACGTACGACGGCATCGCGAGGGGAAGCGCCGCTACCA
Proteins encoded in this region:
- a CDS encoding iron ABC transporter permease — protein: MSTLAAHRPDRPPRLLVAVALLCAAAAACPIAYLAIRTAQAGWSDVRPLLLRDRTLELGLNSLALCGSVALGSLVIGIPTAWLVTRARLPWAGFWRVVAALPLAMPSYVAAYAWLTFVPGLHGYWGTVLVLTLVSAPYVTLPVAAVLRRADTDVEDVARTLGMGPTRAAVATLLPQVLPAATAGALLAALYALSDFGAPALMRHQVFTYGIQHAYKIGFDRTLAAVMALVLAAMALAVVLGERLFRGRAERRGASGSGGVPAPPRSLGRGLPVALALLGIVAVATLGVPAAALAVQSAESLSTGVVWDELGGAAAQTVALSAAGAALTVLLALPIGILAGRFRGRVAASIESASYLGNAIPGIVVGLALVFLTINLLPGLYQTSVALAAAYAVMFLPKAVGAVRTGVQQVPRDVEEAARVLGRGPVRVWATVTARIASPGIAAGALLVMLTAMKELPATLMLRPIGVETLATELWSKSAVGSYGAAAPYAVSLVLVAALPAYLLSRPGTERGAAS
- a CDS encoding ATP-binding cassette domain-containing protein; this translates as MSAVEVRNLVAAYDTAPVLHGVSLTVEPGAVAAVLGPSGSGKSTLLRVLAGLHRPVSGSVTIGDRLVDDAAATFVPPERRGIGLVPQTGALFPHLTVAGNVGFGLRDSGGGASRPDRAARRQRVADLLELTGLAELARRMPHQLSGGQRQRVALARALAPDPHLVLLDEPFTALDAGLRVSLRAEVLRILRAAGATALLVTHDQAEAMSMASTVALIRDGRIEQAGTPVEVYAAPATPWVGTFLGESTLVPATSDGSTATCALGILRHDAAAAGPVRLLVRPEQVALDGSGVTGTVVAVDFQGHDALVTVQVSDIPVRARVPATALPAVGAEVAVAVRGEVRAFA
- a CDS encoding SigE family RNA polymerase sigma factor, which produces MRSRDEAAYTDYVAARQDHLRRVAYALCGDWHRAEDLLQNALVKLYVAWPRRDRWATPDAYVRQILVRASIDEHRRAWRRHEVSGLEGVEHTAAARRHDSEQRDVLFAALDQLTVQQRHCVVLRYWLELSVAETAAELGISEGSVKTHAFRGRERLRELLAEVDEPEPVV